From one Saccharomyces cerevisiae S288C chromosome XVI, complete sequence genomic stretch:
- the SRO7 gene encoding Rab GTPase-binding protein SRO7 (Effector of Rab GTPase Sec4p; forms a complex with Sec4p and t-SNARE Sec9p; involved in exocytosis and docking and fusion of post-Golgi vesicles with plasma membrane; regulates cell proliferation and colony development via the Rho1-Tor1 pathway; homolog of Drosophila lgl tumor suppressor; SRO7 has a paralog, SRO77, that arose from the whole genome duplication), translating into MFGSKRLKNVKEAFKSLKGQNSETPIENSKASFKSKNSKTSTISKDAKSSSSLKIPISSNNKNKIFSLAETNKYGMSSKPIAAAFDFTQNLLAIATVTGEVHIYGQQQVEVVIKLEDRSAIKEMRFVKGIYLVVINAKDTVYVLSLYSQKVLTTVFVPGKITSIDTDASLDWMLIGLQNGSMIVYDIDRDQLSSFKLDNLQKSSFFPAARLSPIVSIQWNPRDIGTVLISYEYVTLTYSLVENEIKQSFIYELPPFAPGGDFSEKTNEKRTPKVIQSLYHPNSLHIITIHEDNSLVFWDANSGHMIMARTVFETEINVPQPDYIRDSSTNAAKISKVYWMCENNPEYTSLLISHKSISRGDNQSLTMIDLGYTPRYSITSYEGMKNYYANPKQMKIFPLPTNVPIVNILPIPRQSPYFAGCHNPGLILLILGNGEIETMLYPSGIFTDKASLFPQNLSWLRPLATTSMAASVPNKLWLGALSAAQNKDYLLKGGVRTKRQKLPAEYGTAFITGHSNGSVRIYDASHGDIQDNASFEVNLSRTLNKAKELAVDKISFAAETLELAVSIETGDVVLFKYEVNQFYSVENRPESGDLEMNFRRFSLNNTNGVLVDVRDRAPTGVRQGFMPSTAVHANKGKTSAINNSNIGFVGIAYAAGSLMLIDRRGPAIIYMENIREISGAQSACVTCIEFVIMEYGDDGYSSILMVCGTDMGEVITYKILPASGGKFDVQLMDITNVTSKGPIHKIDAFSKETKSSCLATIPKMQNLSKGLCIPGIVLITGFDDIRLITLGKSKSTHKGFKYPLAATGLSYISTVEKNNDRKNLTVIITLEINGHLRVFTIPDFKEQMSEHIPFPIAAKYITESSVLRNGDIAIRVSEFQASLFSTVKEQDTLAPVSDTLYINGIRIPYRPQVNSLQWARGTVYCTPAQLNELLGGVNRPASKYKESIIAEGSFSERSSDDNNANHPEHQYTKPTRKGRNSSYGVLRNVSRAVETRWDAVEDRFNDYATAMGETMNEAVEQTGKDVMKGALGF; encoded by the coding sequence ATGTTCGGTAGCAAACGTCTGAAAAATGTTAAGGAAGCATTTAAGTCCCTAAAAGGCCAAAATTCAGAGACACCCATTGAGAACTCAAAGGCGTCTTTtaaatccaaaaattcaaagacaTCTACTATTTCCAAAGATGCGAaatcttcctcttctttgaagattCCTATAAGTTcaaataacaaaaataaaattttttcactaGCAGAAACCAACAAATATGGGATGAGCAGTAAACCGATCGCAGCCGCTTTCGATTTCACCCAAAATTTATTGGCAATTGCTACAGTCACAGGGGAAGTCCATATTTATGGCCAGCAACAAGTGGAAGTGGTTATAAAACTGGAGGATAGATCTGctataaaagaaatgagaTTTGTGAAAGGTATCTATTTGGTGGTCATTAACGCAAAAGATACTGTGTATGTTTTATCGTTATATTCTCAAAAAGTACTTACAACAGTGTTTGTTCCGGGGAAAATAACATCAATTGACACAGATGCATCCTTAGACTGGATGCTAATCGGCCTTCAAAATGGTTCAATGATAGTTTACGACATAGATAGGGATCAACTTTCCTCCTTCAAATTAGACAACCTACAAAAAAGCTCATTTTTTCCGGCTGCAAGACTATCACCTATAGTATCCATTCAGTGGAACCCTAGAGATATTGGAACTGTTTTAATATCATATGAGTATGTAACTCTAACATACTCATTGGTTGAGAACGAAATCAAACAATCCTTCATATACGAATTACCACCTTTTGCTCCAGGAGGCGACTTCTCAGAAAAAACCAATGAAAAGAGAACTCCCAAAGTTATTCAGTCCTTATATCACCCTAATTCACTGCACATTATCACTATTCATGAAGACAATTCCTTGGTTTTCTGGGATGCTAATTCAGGCCATATGATCATGGCAAGGACAGTGTTTGAGACAGAAATCAATGTTCCACAACCTGATTACATACGCGATTCTAGTACTAATGCTGCCAAAATTTCGAAAGTGTATTGGATGTGTGAAAACAATCCAGAATATACTTCACTACTCATCTCTCATAAGTCAATCAGCAGAGGAGATAATCAAAGTCTCACTATGATCGACCTCGGTTACACACCTAGATATTCAATAACCTCTTATGAAGGTATGAAGAACTACTATGCAAATCCGAAacaaatgaagatatttcCCTTACCAACCAATGTGCCAATAGTGAATATACTACCAATTCCAAGACAGTCCCCGTATTTTGCAGGATGTCATAATCCGGGGTTAATTTTGTTAATCCTAGGTAACGGTGAGATAGAAACAATGCTATATCCTTCTGGAATATTTACAGATAAAGCCTCTTTATTCCCTCAAAATCTTTCCTGGCTGAGACCATTAGCCACGACTTCAATGGCCGCTTCTGTACCAAACAAATTATGGCTTGGTGCGCTTTCTGCAGCTCAAAACAAGGATTATTTGTTGAAGGGAGGGGTTAGAacaaaaaggcaaaaacTTCCCGCTGAGTACGGTACAGCATTCATTACCGGCCATTCTAATGGCTCAGTTAGGATATACGATGCTTCCCATGGGGATATACAAGATAATGCTAGCTTTGAAGTGAATCTATCAAGAACGTTGAACAAGGCCAAAGAACTAGCAGTTGATAAGATATCTTTTGCCGCAGAGACTCTCGAGTTGGCGGTGTCAATTGAAACAGGAGACGTTGTTTTATTCAAATATGAAGTAAACCAGTTTTACAGTGTTGAGAACAGACCAGAAAGCGGTGACCTGGAGATGAATTTCAGGCggttttctttgaataataCGAATGGTGTTCTCGTCGATGTGAGAGACAGGGCACCTACCGGTGTTAGGCAGGGATTTATGCCATCAACTGCCGTGCATGCCAACAAAGGGAAAACATCTGCAATCAACAACAGTAATATTGGATTTGTTGGAATCGCATATGCTGCCGGAAGCCTTATGTTGATCGATAGAAGAGGTCCTGCAATCATTTACATGGAAAACATTAGAGAAATCTCGGGAGCTCAAAGCGCATGTGTTACCTGCATCGAATTCGTAATTATGGAGTATGGAGACGATGGTTACTCTAGTATATTGATGGTCTGTGGTACTGATATGGGCGAGGTAATCACATACAAAATTCTTCCTGCATCAGGTGGAAAGTTCGATGTGCAACTAATGGATATTACTAATGTTACCAGTAAGGGTCCGATACACAAAATTGATGCATTTTCAAAGGAAACAAAATCTAGCTGCTTGGCAACTATTCCAAAAATGCAGAATTTAAGTAAAGGCCTTTGCATTCCTGGTATTGTATTAATAACTGGATTCGATGATATCAGATTAATAACACTGGGCAAATCTAAAAGTACACATAAAGGTTTCAAATACCCGCTTGCCGCGACAGGTTTATCTTACATCTCAACCGttgagaaaaataatgatagGAAGAACCTAACCGTAATAATTACATTAGAAATCAATGGCCATCTAAGAGTTTTTACTATTCCAGATTTCAAAGAACAAATGTCTGAACATATTCCATTTCCAATTGCCGCAAAATACATTACAGAATCATCTGTTTTAAGAAATGGTGATATAGCGATTCGAGTGAGTGAATTTCAGGCGTCACTATTTTCTACTGTCAAGGAACAGGATACGCTAGCGCCAGTTTCTGACACACTGTACATCAATGGAATCAGGATTCCCTATAGGCCACAAGTAAATTCATTACAGTGGGCAAGAGGCACTGTATATTGTACTCCCGCTCAATTAAATGAATTATTGGGTGGCGTGAATAGACCTGCATCCAAATACAAAGAGAGCATCATTGCTGAGGGAAGTTTCTCGGAGCGTTCTTCAGACGATAATAATGCGAACCATCCGGAACACCAGTATACCAAGCCCACCCGTAAGGGCAGGAACAGTAGTTACGGGGTACTAAGAAATGTTTCTCGAGCTGTAGAAACTAGATGGGACGCCGTTGAAGATAGATTCAACGACTATGCTACCGCCATGGGAGAAACAATGAACGAGGCTGTTGAGCAGACTGGAAAAGATGTAATGAAAGGTGCCCTTGGTTTTTAA
- the HTS1 gene encoding histidine--tRNA ligase (Cytoplasmic and mitochondrial histidine tRNA synthetase; efficient mitochondrial localization requires both a presequence and an amino-terminal sequence; mutations in human ortholog HARS2 are associated with Perrault syndrome), producing the protein MLSRSLNKVVTSIKSSSIIRMSSATAAATSAPTANAANALKASKAPKKGKLQVSLKTPKGTKDWADSDMVIREAIFSTLSGLFKKHGGVTIDTPVFELREILAGKYGEDSKLIYNLEDQGGELCSLRYDLTVPFARYVAMNNIQSIKRYHIAKVYRRDQPAMTKGRMREFYQCDFDVAGTFESMVPDSECLSILVEGLTSLGIKDFKIKLNHRKILDGIFQIAGVKDEDVRKISSAVDKLDKSPWEAVKKEMTEEKGQSEETADKIGEYVKLNGSLKEIHAVLSADANITSNEKAKQGLDDIATLMKYTEAFDIDSFISFDLSLARGLDYYTGLIYEVVTSASAPPENASELKKKAKSAEDASEFVGVGSIAAGGRYDNLVNMFSEASGKKSTQIPCVGISFGVERIFSLIKQRINSSTTIKPTATQVFVMAFGGGKDWTGYLPERMKVTKQLWDAGIEAEYVYKAKANPRKQFDAAEKAGCHIAVILGKEEYLEGKLRVKRLGQEFADDDGELVSAADIVPIVQEKLSQIHEDGLNEVTRLIKGL; encoded by the coding sequence ATGCTTAGTAGATCACTAAATAAAGTAGTCACATCTATAAAGTCGTCTTCGATAATCAGGATGTCATCCGCTACCGCTGCTGCTACTTCTGCTCCTACTGCTAATGCTGCTAATGCTCTAAAAGCTTCAAAGGCTCCAAAGAAAGGTAAACTACAAGTGTCTTTGAAAACACCTAAGGGTACGAAGGATTGGGCTGATAGTGATATGGTTATCAGAGAAGCCATTTTTAGCACTTTATCTGGCCTATTCAAGAAGCATGGTGGTGTCACTATCGACACACCTGTTTTCGAGTTAAGAGAAATTTTAGCAGGCAAGTATGGTGAGGACTCCAAACTGATCTACAACTTGGAGGACCAGGGTGGTGAATTATGTTCTTTACGTTACGATTTGACCGTTCCTTTTGCCAGGTACGTTGCCATGAACAATATTCAGAGTATCAAGAGGTATCACATTGCAAAAGTCTACAGAAGAGACCAACCAGCCATGACTAAGGGTCGTATGAGAGAATTTTACCAGTGTGATTTTGACGTTGCAGGCACATTCGAATCTATGGTTCCTGATTCCGAATGTTTGTCCATTTTAGTGGAAGGTTTGACCAGTTTGGGAatcaaagatttcaaaatcaaattgaATCACAGGAAGATTCTTGATGGGATCTTCCAAATCGCTGGTGTTAAAGATGAGGATGTGAGGAAAATCTCTTCTGCTGTCGATAAGTTGGACAAATCTCCATGGGAAGCAGTCAAGAAGGAAATGACCGAAGAAAAAGGTCAATCCGAAGAAACTGCTGATAAAATCGGTGAGTATGTTAAATTAAATGGTtctttgaaggaaattCACGCTGTTCTATCCGCAGATGCCAACATTACTTCAAACGAAAAGGCTAAACAAGGTTTGGATGATATTGCTACTTTGATGAAGTATACCGAAGCATTTGACATTGACTCATTCATCTCTTTTGATCTTTCTCTTGCAAGAGGTTTGGATTACTATACAGGTTTGATCTATGAAGTTGTTACTTCTGCATCTGCTCCACCAGAGAATGCTTcagaattgaagaagaaggccAAATCTGCAGAAGACGCGTCAGAATTCGTTGGTGTCGGCTCTATTGCAGCCGGTGGTCGATATGATAATTTGGTCAACATGTTCTCTGAAGCTTCCGGCAAAAAATCTACTCAAATTCCATGTGTTGGTATTTCATTTGGTGttgaaagaatattttctttgatcaAACAAAGAATTAATTCCTCTACAACTATAAAGCCAACGGCTACACAGGTGTTCGTTATGGCTTTTGGTGGTGGTAAGGACTGGACTGGTTATTTACCCGAAAGAATGAAGGTTACTAAGCAATTATGGGATGCTGGCATTGAAGCTGAATATGTCTATAAGGCCAAGGCTAATCCTAGGAAGCAATTCGATGCTGCTGAAAAAGCGGGTTGTCACATTGCCGTAATCCTCGGTAAGGAGGAGTACTTAGAAGGTAAATTACGTGTCAAAAGATTGGGCCAAGAATTTGCcgatgatgatggtgaaTTGGTTAGTGCGGCTGACATTGTTCCTATTGTTCAAGAAAAGTTATCACAAATTCATGAAGATGGTCTAAATGAGGTCACTCGTTTAATTAAAGGATTATAA
- the CSR2 gene encoding Csr2p (Nuclear ubiquitin protein ligase binding protein; may regulate utilization of nonfermentable carbon sources and endocytosis of plasma membrane proteins; overproduction suppresses chs5 spa2 lethality at high temp; ubiquitinated by Rsp5p, deubiquitinated by Ubp2p; CSR2 has a paralog, ECM21, that arose from the whole genome duplication), translating to MQSTVPIAIASNGNKRDVVQNVSAGDEGDILQRLARNREMISTSLSPQKSSGFSGRRRSSSVRDALSSFFGTGNSPTSSMDDYSNLMNRNYSTASTAMCRGNSFPSDVGTKAYNITGSYQPDRHRNSVPYTTIDQLHTRQDTGLRRESDPVAAKQISSNNDIVRSFITHHASNSTMFINRVLSDYLADRGFIKQTPLYNKKSVLEISIATSAESVFLPTTKSDETEYLSLIHGSLNQARTQPVGSTNTAESDFLPSCPTMDTLNENNDLSLFPLHTQRTSPSNTARTGNAMDTSNSDRASPASNNNTTDADSFVASGNNNPMNNNNSPARNRHPNSHSRSLPNAWNSQMPSFSFALIFSLNKSTTLSDIKVELTSNVRVVWFNGLPPTKNVNEECYNIGSLDWTLNADNFNLFIPQGAKSPLDIVENHSNNRKLKVLQKLSMRKRRSFSNKAVLRENILNNLNASNSTNKLNAGVYVFTIPIVLASRIPESLYYPSARVSYSLRLATKLKDEHTQLVASRPRSSSISSPQKLRSYSCSDSYEYSQIDDTIEGETYNNDKNSTGKIAFPSSWLKSAKGRLKRNNSNGRSDNNGASSSGLAMQHDSEDTINLQYPLNLVRTPPEISVTTANKPLYINKVWENCLSYEISFAQKYVPLNGEIPITIKVAPLVKSLSVKRIRVSCREKISYRSKDYQYDFDQLDPLASDPCNPYHMRYLVRKKKDRSLPLFEVASKCTSGPSIREEVVTNTVDDNLLAYTSSKENNKDIPFSESFTVKTKLKFPKYCEVDATKAASLPPYGIDLFDPIKDPTQSENTSNNGNVLGFLVGRPNRASKTVHKIPQDKNHNEVNDTNGNSNTSLQTSSNVPIQHYTRLNKPRRGLYLDSMHFKNIQCSHKLEIVLRVSKTDSGSSKIIRHYEVIVDTPIYLISDLCNTSNIDLPTYDMATTESSKVLPPTFEEATSVSASPRSSVSYYPDDISMQQLNLSRSTSLANGYLSTLHPKTTAVSDSSNGAPIRDQQEQQARPLRTEDYALQMGNENNAYSNMDGLLSQDIFEQETAATLFKRDIVTMNFNNNIFTPRYSPRTFTNTDYNYNDNDNNDNDTEGPGPIIHPGPEPPRYDEISS from the coding sequence ATGCAATCTACTGTCCCAATAGCAATTGCGAGCAACGGCAACAAGAGAGATGTCGTCCAGAACGTTTCTGCAGGCGACGAGGGTGATATATTGCAAAGGCTAGCCCGTAACAGAGAGATGATTTCTACCTCCCTCTCGCCACAAAAATCGTCAGGATTTAGTGGTAGAAGGAGGTCATCTAGTGTTAGGGACGccctttcttctttttttggaacTGGTAATAGTCCAACATCTAGTATGGACGATTATTCCAATTTGATGAACCGTAACTATTCTACCGCATCAACTGCCATGTGTAGGGGGAACAGTTTTCCTTCAGATGTTGGCACTAAGGCTTACAATATTACGGGATCTTACCAACCGGATAGGCACAGGAATTCTGTTCCGTATACCACCATAGACCAGTTACACACAAGGCAAGACACCGGGTTGAGGAGAGAGTCAGATCCAGTCGCGGCAAAACAAATATCTAGTAATAATGATATTGTTAGGTCATTCATAACACATCATGCTAGTAATAGCACTATGTTTATTAATAGGGTGCTATCGGACTATTTAGCGGATCGTGGTTTCATCAAGCAAACACCGTTatataataagaaaagtGTGCTGGAAATTTCCATTGCAACAAGTGCAGAATCAGTTTTCTTGCCAACTACAAAAAGTGATGAAACAGAGTATCTATCACTGATTCATGGTTCTTTAAATCAGGCGCGAACACAGCCTGTCGGGTCCACTAACACTGCAGAAAGTGATTTCCTCCCTTCATGTCCTACGATGGACACTTTGAATGAAAACAATGATTTATCACTATTTCCGTTACATACACAGCGAACCAGCCCCTCTAATACAGCAAGGACAGGTAATGCTATGGATACAAGCAATTCTGATCGTGCTTCTCCGGCCTCGAACAATAACACAACAGATGCGGATTCCTTTGTTGCGAGTGGCAATAACAACCCTATGAATAATAACAATTCTCCCGCGAGAAACAGACATCCTAATTCTCACTCGCGTTCTCTTCCTAATGCTTGGAATAGCCAAATGCCTTCATTCAGCTTTGCATTGATATTTTCCCTGAATAAATCAACTACCCTTTCTGATATTAAAGTAGAACTCACTTCTAACGTGAGAGTGGTGTGGTTCAATGGTCTTCCCCCTACCAAGAATGTTAACGAGGAATGCTATAATATAGGTTCTTTGGACTGGACCTTAAATGCAGACAActttaatcttttcattCCGCAAGGCGCAAAGTCTCCTCTTGATATCGTTGAAAATCATTCCAATAACaggaaattgaaagtgCTCCAGAAATTATCGATGAGGAAACGCCGTTCTTTCTCGAATAAAGCAGTTCTTAGggaaaatatattaaaCAATTTAAATGCCTCGAATTCTACGAACAAGTTAAATGCTGGTGTTTATGTCTTTACTATCCCCATAGTGCTTGCCAGTCGTATTCCTGAATCGCTTTACTACCCATCAGCGAGGGTATCCTACAGCTTAAGATTAGCGACAAAATTGAAGGATGAACATACACAGTTGGTTGCATCACGGCCACGTTCTTCTTCTATCTCTTCTCCTCAAAAACTGCGTTCATATTCCTGTTCTGATTCTTATGAATATTCTCAAATTGATGACACCATAGAAGGAGAAACCTACAATAACGACAAAAATTCTACTGGAAAAATCGCATTTCCCTCCTCATGGTTAAAAAGTGCGAAGGGGCGCTTAAAAAGGAATAATTCTAACGGAAGGTCAGATAATAATGGCGCATCTTCTAGTGGTTTAGCGATGCAACATGATTCTGAAGACACTATAAATTTACAGTACCCGCTTAATTTGGTGAGAACTCCGCCAGAAATCTCTGTCACTACAGCAAATAAGCCACTTTACATTAACAAGGTTTGGGAGAATTGTCTTTCttatgaaatttcattCGCCCAAAAGTATGTGCCCTTGAATGGTGAAATTCCAATCACAATTAAAGTGGCACCTCTAGTAAAAAGTCTTAGTGTCAAGAGAATTCGTGTTAGTTGTAGAGAAAAAATCTCCTACAGGAGTAAAGACTATCAATATGATTTTGACCAGTTGGATCCATTGGCTTCAGATCCTTGCAATCCCTATCATATGAGATATTTAgtgagaaaaaagaaggacAGAAGCTTGCCTCTATTTGAGGTGGCCTCTAAATGTACTAGTGGGCCTTCTATTAGAGAGGAAGTTGTCACCAATACAGTTGATGATAACTTATTAGCCTACACTtcatcaaaagaaaacaacaaagaTATCCCATTTTCTGAGTCCTTTACTGTTAAAACGAAgttaaaatttccaaaatattgTGAAGTGGACGCTACCAAAGCTGCAAGTCTACCACCATATGGTATCGATCTTTTCGACCCAATAAAAGATCCAACTCAGAGTGAGAACACCTCTAATAACGGCAATGTATTGGGCTTTCTAGTGGGTCGCCCTAACAGGGCTTCCAAGACAGTTCATAAAATACCGCAAGACAAGAATCATAATGAGGTCAATGATACAAATGGAAACTCGAATACATCTTTGCAAACTAGCTCGAATGTTCCCATTCAGCACTACACACGGTTGAATAAACCAAGACGCGGTTTATATTTGGACAGTATGCATTTTAAGAATATCCAATGTTCTCATAAATTAGAAATCGTCTTGAGGGTTAGCAAAACTGATAGTGGTAGCTCAAAAATCATAAGGCATTATGAAGTAATTGTTGATACACCaatttatttgatttctgACCTTTGTAACACTTCAAATATAGACTTACCGACTTATGACATGGCCACCACTGAATCTTCTAAAGTCCTGCCACCAACTTTTGAAGAGGCAACATCAGTTTCAGCATCACCAAGATCTTCTGTATCTTATTATCCCGATGACATTTCCATGCAACAGTTGAATTTGTCTAGGTCGACTTCCCTCGCAAATGGTTACCTGTCAACCTTACATCCAAAAACAACCGCTGTTTCGGACTCGTCTAACGGTGCCCCAATCCGGGACCAGCAAGAGCAACAAGCACGCCCCTTGAGGACTGAAGATTATGCGCTACAAATGGGGAATGAAAATAACGCCTATAGCAATATGGACGGTTTGCTTTCGCAGGATATCTTTGAACAGGAGACCGCGGCCACGCTATTTAAAAGAGACATTGTCACAATGAACTTtaacaataatatattCACACCACGGTATAGTCCGCGCACTTTTACCAATACCGACTACAATtataatgataatgataataatgataatgatacAGAGGGGCCTGGTCCAATAATTCATCCGGGTCCTGAACCACCAAGATATGACGAGATTTCATCATAA
- the NTO1 gene encoding Nto1p (Subunit of the NuA3 histone acetyltransferase complex; this complex acetylates histone H3; contains PHD finger domain that interacts with methylated histone H3) yields the protein MNRGSLDDGPKLREEKHFQDFYPDLNADTLLPFIVPLVETKDNSTDTDSDDISNRNNREIGSVKSVQTKELIFKGRVTTEPLVLKKNEVEFQKCKITTNELKGKKNPYCVRFNESFISRYYHINKVRNRKSYKQQQKEFDGVEAPYFTKFSSKEAPNITISTSTKSAIQKFASISPNLVNFKPQYDMDEQDELYLHYLNKRYFKDQMSHEIFEILMTTLETEWFHIEKHIPSTNSLIARHNILRDCKNYELYGSDDGTGLSMDQACAVCLGTDSDNLNTIVFCDGCDIAVHQECYGIIFIPEGKWLCRRCMISKNNFATCLMCPSHTGAFKQTDTGSWVHNICALWLPELYFSNLHYMEPIEGVQNVSVSRWKLNCYICKKKMGACIQCFQRNCFTAYHVTCARRAGLYMSKGKCTIQELASNQFSQKYSVESFCHKHAPRGWQTSIEGINKARKYFSLLSTLQTETPQHNEANDRTNSKFNKTIWKTPNQTPVAPHVFAEILQKVVDFFGLANPPAGAFDICKYWSMKRELTGGTPLTACFENNSLGSLTEEQVQTRIDFANDQLEDLYRLKELTTLVKKRTQASNSLSRSRKKVFDIVKSPQKYLLKINVLDIFIKSEQFKALERLVTEPKLLVILEKCKHCDFDTVQIFKEEIMHFFEVLETLPGASRILQTVSSKAKEQVTNLIGLIEHVDIKKLLSRDFIINDDKIEERPWSGPVIMEEEGLSDAEELSAGEHRMLKLILNSG from the coding sequence ATGAATAGGGGATCATTAGATGATGGGCCTAAACTACGTGAAGAAAAGCACTTCCAAGATTTTTATCCTGATCTTAATGCCGATACTTTACTGCCGTTCATCGTTCCCTTAGTGGAAACAAAGGATAACAGCACCGATACTGACTCAGATGATATTTCAAATCGGAATAACAGAGAGATCGGGAGTGTCAAAAGCGTACAAACTAAAGAATTGATTTTCAAGGGGAGAGTCACCACTGAACCACTAGTactgaagaagaacgaagtggaatttcaaaaatgtaAAATAACTACGAATGAGTTAAAAGGTAAGAAAAATCCATACTGCGTTAGATTTAATGAGAGCTTTATATCCAGGTACTATCATATAAACAAAGTAAGAAATAGGAAGAGTTataaacaacaacaaaaagaaTTCGATGGTGTGGAGGCACCCTACTTCACCAAATTCTCTAGTAAAGAAGCCCCGAATATTACTATTTCGACGAGTACAAAGAGTGCAATTCAGAAATTCGCTAGTATTTCACCCAATCTTGTTAATTTCAAGCCTCAGTATGACATGGATGAACAGGATGAATTATATTTGCACTACCTTAATAAGAGGTATTTTAAAGATCAAATGTCTCAcgaaatatttgaaattttaatgACTACACTAGAAACTGAATGGTTccatattgaaaaacataTACCCTCAACGAATAGTCTGATTGCTAGGCATAATATTCTAAGGGACTGTAAGAATTATGAGCTATATGGTTCTGATGATGGAACAGGTTTATCGATGGACCAGGCGTGTGCAGTTTGTTTAGGCACAGACAGTGACAATCTGAATACAATTGTCTTTTGTGATGGATGCGATATTGCTGTGCATCAAGAATGTTACGGTATAATTTTTATCCCGGAAGGAAAATGGTTATGTAGACGATGTATGATctcaaaaaataactttGCCACTTGTCTAATGTGTCCAAGTCATACAGGTGCATTCAAACAAACAGACACCGGTTCTTGGGTACATAACATTTGTGCTCTATGGCTTCCAGAGCTATACTTTTCAAACTTACATTATATGGAACCTATAGAAGGCGTTCAAAATGTTAGCGTATCACGATGGAAACTTAACTGCTACATCtgtaaaaagaagatgggTGCTTGCATTCAGTGCTTTCAAAGAAACTGTTTTACAGCATATCATGTCACGTGTGCCCGTCGAGCTGGTCTCTACATGAGTAAAGGGAAATGCACTATTCAAGAATTGGCCTCTAATCAATTCTCCCAAAAGTATTCAGTCGAAAGTTTCTGCCACAAGCATGCACCTAGAGGATGGCAAACGAGTATAGAAGGTATTAATAAAGCTAGAAAATACTTCTCTCTACTCTCTACATTACAAACCGAAACTCCTCAGCATAATGAAGCTAATGATAggacaaattcaaaattcaacaaaacaatttggaaaacacCTAATCAAACGCCGGTAGCACCACATGTTTTTGCTGAAATATTGCAAAAGGTcgttgatttttttggcttAGCTAACCCACCAGCAGGCGCATTTGATATTTGCAAATATTGGTCAATGAAAAGGGAGCTTACAGGAGGTACCCCATTAACTGCctgttttgaaaataattcattgGGGTCCTTAACCGAGGAACAAGTGCAAACAAGAATAGATTTTGCCAATGATCAGCTCGAAGACTTGTACCGGCTCAAAGAGCTGACTACTTTGGTGAAAAAGAGAACACAAGCTTCAAACAGCTTGTCCAGATCCCGAAAGAAGGTTTTTGATATAGTTAAATCGCCccaaaaatatcttttaaaaatcAATGTACTGGATATCTTTATAAAATCTGAACAATTCAAGGCTCTTGAAAGATTGGTTACTGAACCTAAATTATTGGTTATTTTAGAAAAGTGTAAACATTGTGATTTTGATACTGTCCAAATTTTTAAGGAGGAAATtatgcatttttttgaggTTTTGGAAACTCTACCCGGTGCATCAAGAATACTCCAAACTGTCTCATCAAAGGCAAAAGAGCAAGTAACAAATTTAATTGGGCTCATAGAACATGTAGATATTAAGAAGTTGCTATCCAGAGATTTTATAATAAATGATGACAAGATAGAAGAAAGACCATGGAGTGGCCCGGTGattatggaagaagaaggtttAAGCGATGCAGAAGAACTGAGTGCAGGGGAACACCGTATGCTGAAGCTAATCCTTAACAGCGGATAA